The DNA region TTGCATAGTTCATAACAGACCCTTCTGCTGAATTATTATTCGAAATGGTAAAGCGATGCGCATGTTTGTGTTCTAGTGTTCTTTTGTTAATTTTTCAACAGTAATATCAACTTGGGACTCGTAGTGACCTCTAAATTTGTTTACGGAAGCATGCTAATGAGCTCACTGATGGAAGTATTTAATGGCATTGCTTTTAGTACTATAACTAAGAAAACTCATGAAACAGAGTTGCAACCCATGTTTTATTATGTTCTGTTTCTCCTGATTCATAAATCTTCTCTCATTGCCCTAGGTTCCATGTGATGTAACACTTTGGGCTTCAATCGGAGGCCAAGACGTAGACCGCCTTCCATCCGCTTCCACATGCTACAATACTCTCAAGGTATAACTGCATGGGTCTGCATCCTATCAGTATCATCTGCTCActcttctgctgctgctgctgttgtaaTCTGTTTGAGTCCATCCTTTGACGAGTCAAACCCCTTAGGATCACTGGCCATTTCAGCATTCATCCTGGCACGTGTGCTGTTCTTACATATTTTCTAATGCTTTTTTGTTACCTTCAGCTTCCGACATACAAGCGGTCAAGCACGCTAAGGAGCAAGCTGCTCTACGCCATCAGCTCAAATACTGGGTTTGAACTCTCATAGAGGTATATGCATTGGTGGTGCTGTAACCGTGTCAAGGTTTGCTGTGAATAGAGGTATAGCAAAATTTGATTAGATGCATCAATTGCCGCCAATGTATCATATTTATTCGGAGTAATAGCCCATTTTAAGGTAAAGCGTATTTCTATTTGTCAGTACAGCAAAAAGTTTGTTGCCAGAGTAGTGCGTATTCAGTTGCCTGGCTTACGGGGACCTGGCTGGGAGATAGCCAGGCAACCAAACAGGCCCATGCTTCGCCGGGACTATGCTACTGGCTGGTGGTCCCGGCCTGCTTAGACGGGGAACGTTGTTGCACGGCGTACTTTGTGCTCGCTCGCTGCACTGCAGAGGAAGGCACTCCGCTTTGAGTAGACCCAACCCAACAGCTATACTTCGAAATATGCTAGTCACTGTAACGTCGATCACTCCAAAGTCCAAGTTCGTCGAACAGATTGGGAAGACGGCGAAGAACACAAAAATTATACAGAACAACACTCTTATGCACGAGTCCAACTGTTTCTAAGCAGCACAAAACTACGAGAGCTGATGGATGGACAGacagcaaacaaacaaacagcAAGCAAGCAGCACAGAACGACAGAAAGCAAGGCACGTTTGCTGGTAGGATGATGGAAGGGCGGCGGGGATTTGAGGGTATTTTCTGTCTGGGAGGCTGCCGCGCGTCTCAGGCAATGAGCTGCAGGCCCTGGAGCAGCAGCGCGTCGGCGAGCACCCGGTTGGCGGCGTCCGTGGGGTGGAAGCCGTCCCAGAAGACGTAGCCCGTGGCGTTGGAGCACGTCCCCGGGGCACCCTGGTGGCACAGCACCGACGTCTCGATCGTGCCCGTCCCGCAGCACGCCCGCCGCGACTCGAAGAACCCTGGAAACGATCGGTCGACCACTGTGACGCTTGCTTGGTGTGGTCATGAAAAAGCAAGGAGATCGAGCACGCAAGGCAGTGTCGTCGGCGTCCGTGCTAGCTCTCTCGATCGATCGATATGGTACGTACCTGCGCTGGTGGGGTTGTTGACGAGGTCGAGCAGCGGCTGGTAGATGTCGAAGACGACGAGCTTGAggtccgggcggcggcgcttgacggcgtccgcggcggcgccgagcttgCGGTTGAAGGCGAGGGAGTCGTTGTTGAGGCGCTCCACGCAGCCAGCGTTGCCGCCGCCGAACAGGGTGACGGACGCCGGGAGGCACCCCATGGGCGGCAGCGACGTCACGCCGATCCGACGGGCGCCCAGGCTGTACAGCCGCTGCATTTCGGCACACACACAAATCCAGTGCTCGACCATCAGCCATGCACCAGCGAGATTAAAGGCAGGAATACTACTTGCTTTAGATCGAGGAGCGCATTCAGCAAGAAGCAGACCAGCAGAGCATTATTGGTTACTTTGAGATATGCATTAATTCAGTTTATTATTACCCTGATGATGTCTGCTACGAATATGCGGTGCACACCACTCGAGGCTTCCTGCAAGAAGATCTGGCGTGTCCTTGGCTGCTCTCTCTGGAGCGAGTAGTCCGGATCGCACTTACTTGGTTTGGTACACGCCATTTAAGATTTACTGCCACGGCCACGGGCCATGTCGGTCGGTATCCTTTTTTTCATGTACAGCAGCGTATGTCCATGGACGATGCATGTGATGGGCTGACGATGCGCCATGCAACAGCAGCAACATGCATGTAGCGTACTACCCCGGCCGTGTTGAGTATTTTGACTAGCGACCACCGAGCGAGTACACCAATGCACCAAGGGTACAGGCTCACTACGTGTCTGTACATCTATCTCTACCGTTCTTAATATAATGCTGACcgatcttttttcttttttatttcgcCGCTCTGTCTGTTCTCCACAGACCACGGTATGCTGCGGGGCTTGACGACATGGAAACGGAGGCGCGTTCATTGGGCACAGCCAGTGCGACCGTGCAGGTGGTTGGGAGCTAGAAACACAGCTGAGCCGGCTGCCCGGCCGGCGCCAGCtgatgttgcattgcatgcacGGGTACATGTGACTTCTCCACAGCTTGTAAGTTGTAACGTACGCTTGGTCGGTCACATGCACCACCAGCACGACCGAGCTCTCGAACCAACCCGCACCAATCTCCAAGCGTAGCGCCGAGCTAGAGGCCGGCGACATGTGACGGCAGTAACACACTAGCGCAGTGGTCTCCAAAGGCATTGATGTCGCAGCAACAACTCGCGTACGTAACTACAGGCACAGAGAGTCAGAGACACAGACGCAGTAAACATACAGTAGGCAGAGGCAGGGGCGGGCGACCATGTTCACCCAGACGCAGCAGAGGGGTCCTAGCCTAGCTGTATGTCAGGGAGTggagggctaaactttagcattaTCAGATAAATTTATTTTAAGTGTTAATTAAattctaattataaaactaattgcagaaccctgtgctaattcgcgagatgaatctaataaAATATATTAATCTATGATTAGCGGATCGTTACTGTAGTACCACTGTtgcaaattatagattaattaggtttattaaattcatctcgtgaattagcacgCATCTGTgtaaaaaattttataaacagattttatttaatacttctaaatgataaaattTTCTGTGACGTGAcggggctaaagtttagccttcCAGAACCAAACGGAACCTTACCGAGgctttttttatatatatactgtACTGAGATACTGTTGTATTGCCCTGCATTCCCTCCTACAGGGCCCTACGCGCTGCAACCTGTGACGCGGCATTGAATTGCATATATATTTGCATTGCATTGCATGGCCGCTCGCTACCTATCTCCTCTCGAAGGCAAAAGGTTGAAGCATATTTCTCGACATCTTGCTGCATGCACGCTTGCTAGGGGTACTACCGTACTTGCAGCGTGTCGTCAATGGACTAGTATCCCAACTAATCAAGTTTGGGCAAAAGGTCGTTTAGATCGCAGATAGTTTCTAAAGACCACACGTCACTTCCTAAGCTCCGTTGCTACTCGTGCCGCTGACATGTGGGCCTACCGAGTGAACTCGAGACAAATTTGCAGCCGGAATTGGGAAGGGATGATGGGAAAAAAATACCTCGACGAAGGCGGTGAATGGCTGCATGAGCGCGTCGGCGAACTGGTCGGGCGTGTAGGCGGCGCCCAGCACCGGGTTCACGTAGTAGTTCTGCACGTAGTCGCTGGTGCCGGCGCTCACCACGTAAATGGACCCCGACGTCAGCGCCTTGGCGCGCTGCTCGCCGGCCGACGCCGCCACCCTCGACTGGTACTCCCGGAAGTACTCCGTCTGACGGCTCAGCGAGATCGCGCCCTGCGTGCACGCACCCATCGGTGGtgagccagcagcagcagcagcgggtcTCTGCAATCTGCATGATGATATGGATCGATCGTACATAGAGCGCGGCGGTGGCGTCGAGGTagccggcggcgccggaggcgaAGTTGGCGCCGTGGAGGAGGCTCTTGTTGTTGCTCTGCGCCTCCTCGCTCAGGTACGCCGGCGGGTACGAGCTCAGCCCCAGGTTCTCCACTGCATCCGTCGTCGATTGTCCATGCATCAAACGATTGAAGAGGACAGAGAGAAGAGCCGAGATCGATGCGTGGAGATCGATTCCGGCTAGCTGCGGGTCGCTTACCGGTGTAGTCCGTGGCGAGCTTGCCGTTGCAGAAGCGCCCCGTGGGCGCGTGCGTTGCCGGGAAGTCACGGCCGTAGGGCGGGAAGTCGGCGCGCACCAGCGTGGCCAGCCGGTTGTTGTTGCCGGCGTCCACCACCGAGTCGCCGAAGATCATCACGCCGGGCACCAGCGCCTGGCCCCtcacggtcgccgccgccgagagcagcagcagcatcacagccgccgccgcgggcatgGAGCTCACCTCCATCGCCCTCGCTCTCGCTCTCGACGCGTACACGAACGCCGGCCGGTTCCCCTCTCCGGTTGCGAGCTGGAGCTGGCAGTGGGCTGCGGTGGTGTGGCGTGTGTGTGGACGTGTCAGAGGCAGGCACTCACCACCGCGTGGTTTTAACGGGGGGTGAAGTGAGGTACCGTACTGGTGGCTAGTTATTATTGATTGCTGTTGGGTGGTGGTGGGAAGAGGTGGGAGCACGCATTCAATGAGCCTGGTTGGAGTGACTAGTGATGAGTGGCTGAGCAAGTGAGCAAGCTCGATCGAACGGCTTGAAGTAAAGCTCACGATTAAATCCAGATGGTTGTTTGTAATATTCACTGCAAATGGATCATGTTACTGCAAAGCTTGCACTGCGTTCCTCCAGCTTGCATCCATAAGCGTGTGTTGAAAAGAGGGTTTTCTGATTTTGTAGTGATATCGATGGGCACGCATCTTCttcagggaaaagaaaaggatgaCCACGCATCAACAAGTTCAATCAATGAATTTGAAAGTTGAAACGAAACGGCGGTGTAATGAACAGGGACAAGAAACTAATGATGGTAATAGTCACTCAGTTCAGTGTCCAGTTTGTATAGATCGGAGATACGCCTTGCTCTTACCTCAGAAAGAAAAAATaggcaaacaaacaaacaaacaaacgaAAAGGACTAGGAAGTAACTCAGTCAAACTAGATCTAATTGAAAAATAGCAACGTGCAAATTTACATGTTTATACTACATATATGAATCTTCTGAATGTACTGTACATGTCTCTAATTAAACTAGCTAGTTACATTCAGACAAGTCTCCAGCCCAACAAGGTGTATATATGAAAGTCGTGTCTAGCAAGTGGCTACGATCCTTCAGGCACAACTCGCCCAGATCTTGGACCTT from Panicum hallii strain FIL2 chromosome 9, PHallii_v3.1, whole genome shotgun sequence includes:
- the LOC112875309 gene encoding GDSL esterase/lipase At5g03810-like produces the protein MEVSSMPAAAAVMLLLLSAAATVRGQALVPGVMIFGDSVVDAGNNNRLATLVRADFPPYGRDFPATHAPTGRFCNGKLATDYTVENLGLSSYPPAYLSEEAQSNNKSLLHGANFASGAAGYLDATAALYGAISLSRQTEYFREYQSRVAASAGEQRAKALTSGSIYVVSAGTSDYVQNYYVNPVLGAAYTPDQFADALMQPFTAFVERLYSLGARRIGVTSLPPMGCLPASVTLFGGGNAGCVERLNNDSLAFNRKLGAAADAVKRRRPDLKLVVFDIYQPLLDLVNNPTSAGFFESRRACCGTGTIETSVLCHQGAPGTCSNATGYVFWDGFHPTDAANRVLADALLLQGLQLIA